A DNA window from Danio aesculapii chromosome 1, fDanAes4.1, whole genome shotgun sequence contains the following coding sequences:
- the as3mt gene encoding arsenite methyltransferase: MAEAASDKTVTSVYNDVKEYYGKTLKQKSDLKSNACVPSAKPVPAYVRKVIAEIHPDVVAKYYGCGLVLPECLEGCRVLDLGCGSGRDCYMLSQLVGENGHVTGIDMTEAQLEVAREYIDYHMQRFGYKNPNVNFVQGYIEALVEAGLEDKSYDIIISNCVVNLSPDKSSVLREAYRVLKDGGELYFSDVYSDARIPEHLKANKTLWGECLSGALWWEDLIRLAEEVGFCKPRLVSASIITVGNTELENILGDYKFVSATYRLFKLQKGSEKKPCLVMYNGDITGIEESFEFDAQYAFKVDKVMEVDGDVANILRNSRFSEEFTVQPQGVNAAASGGCWAKPKAVSLNPFELVQQLGSASVSPSTGGCCAGQESCCN; the protein is encoded by the exons ATGGCAGAGGCAGCCAG TGACAAGACTGTAACAAGTGTCTACAATGACGTTAAG GAATACTACGGAAAGACGTTGAAGCAGAAATCAGACCTGAAAAGCAATGCCTGTGTGCCTTCTGCCAAACCTGTCCCTGCCTATGTGAGAAAAGTGATAGCTGAGATCCATCCAGATGTTGTTGCAAA GTACTATGGCTGTGGTCTGGTGCTCCCGGAGTGTCTGGAGGGCTGCAGAGTGCTTGATCTTGGCTGTGGAAGTGGACGTGACTGCTATATGCTCAGCCAACTTGTAGGAGAGAATGGGCACGTCACAGGTATCGACATGACAGAAGCTCAG CTTGAGGTAGCCCGGGAATACATCGACTACCACATGCAAAGATTTGGTTATAAAAATCCAAATGTGAATTTTGTTCAAGGCTACATTGAGGCCTTGGTGGAAGCTGGGCTGGAGGATAAATCATATGATATTATCAT ATCAAATTGTGTGGTGAATCTGTCACCAGATAAATCTAGTGTTCTGAGGGAGGCGTATCGTGTACTGAAG gaTGGAGGGGAATTATACTTTAGTGATGTCTATAGTGATGCTAGAATCCCAGAACACCTCAAGGCCAACAAAACTTTATGGG GCGAGTGCCTCAGTGGAGCATTGTGGTGGGAAGACCTGATAAGACTAGCTGAAGAAGTTGGGTTCTGCAAACCCAGGCTGGTTTCTGCTAGTATCATCACAGTGGGCAACACCGAACTAGAAAACATTCTTG GTGACTACAAATTTGTGTCTGCCACATACCGGCTCTTTAAGTTACAGAAAGGTTCGGAGAAGAAGCCCTGTCTGGTCATGTACAATGGAGACATTACTGGCATTGAGGAAAGCTTTGAGTTTGATGCCCAGTATGCCTTTAAG GTGGATAAAGTGATGGAGGTGGACGGAGATGTGGCCAACATCTTGAGAAACTCCAGATTCTCTGAAGAATTCACAGTTCAGCCTCAGGGGGTGAACGCTGCTGCTTCTGGAGGATGCTGGGCCAAACCCAAG GCTGTGTCATTGAATCCCTTTGAACTGGTCCAACAGTTGGGAAGCGCAAGTGTGTCTCCTTCCACTGGGGGGTGCTGTGCAGGTCAGGAATCATGCTGTAACTGA